The proteins below are encoded in one region of Methanofollis aquaemaris:
- the mfnA gene encoding tyrosine decarboxylase MfnA, producing MQANGISEEELFSFLSLKKGEDSNYHHVLSSMCTIPHPVAVRAHQMFIEANLGDPGLFAGTASIEELLIERLGTLFHHPKAGGYATSGGTESNLQALRIFAKMKSSRRPNVVVPESAHFSFEKACDILSLEMRTVPSDETFRMDVDALQDRIDENTCCVVAVAGTTEYGVVDPIRVVSEITHDAGVPLHVDAAFGGLVIPFLDPEIPFDFALPGVSSIAVDPHKMGMSTIPCGSLLVREPSWFGLLNVETPYLTVKQECTLAGTRSGGAVVGAFAVLEYLGMSGMKAVVEGCMKNTRRLIEGMETHGYRRAVTPDLNVATFEAGAVPPGWRVSWTRRGHMRTVMMPHVTRDVIEEFVRDIGEMDA from the coding sequence ATGCAGGCGAATGGAATATCTGAAGAGGAACTTTTTTCCTTCCTCTCTTTGAAGAAAGGAGAGGATTCGAACTATCATCATGTGCTGAGTTCGATGTGTACGATTCCCCACCCGGTCGCGGTGCGGGCACATCAGATGTTTATTGAGGCAAACCTCGGGGATCCCGGTCTCTTTGCAGGGACGGCTTCGATCGAGGAACTTCTTATCGAGCGGCTGGGCACGCTCTTCCATCATCCGAAGGCCGGAGGGTATGCCACCTCGGGCGGGACCGAATCGAACCTCCAGGCGCTGCGGATCTTTGCAAAAATGAAGAGTTCGAGGCGTCCGAATGTGGTGGTCCCGGAGTCCGCGCACTTTTCGTTTGAGAAGGCCTGCGATATTCTCTCCCTTGAGATGCGGACCGTCCCGTCCGACGAGACCTTCAGGATGGATGTCGACGCCCTCCAGGATCGGATCGACGAGAACACCTGCTGTGTCGTTGCCGTCGCCGGGACGACCGAGTATGGGGTCGTCGACCCGATCAGGGTGGTCTCCGAGATCACCCATGACGCTGGTGTCCCTCTCCATGTGGACGCCGCCTTCGGCGGACTGGTGATCCCCTTCCTGGATCCTGAGATCCCCTTCGACTTCGCCCTCCCCGGCGTCTCGTCCATTGCGGTGGATCCGCACAAGATGGGAATGAGCACCATCCCGTGCGGGAGTCTGCTGGTCCGCGAGCCCTCGTGGTTCGGCCTCCTCAATGTGGAGACCCCGTACCTGACGGTGAAGCAGGAGTGCACTCTGGCCGGGACGAGGTCGGGTGGAGCGGTCGTCGGTGCCTTTGCCGTCCTTGAGTATCTCGGGATGAGCGGGATGAAGGCGGTCGTCGAAGGATGTATGAAGAATACCCGTCGGCTCATCGAAGGTATGGAGACCCATGGGTACCGACGTGCGGTCACGCCCGACCTGAACGTGGCGACCTTCGAGGCCGGCGCCGTCCCGCCCGGATGGCGGGTCTCATGGACCAGACGCGGTCATATGCGCACGGTTATGATGCCCCATGTGACCCGGGACGTGATCGAGGAGTTTGTACGAGATATTGGCGAGATGGATGCTTGA
- the hpt gene encoding hypoxanthine/guanine phosphoribosyltransferase produces MLERLIESLEAAPMVRRGEYNYFIHPITDGVPLLDPALLRDVACAMVTVMDLHGVDKIVTAEAMGIHIGTALSLMTDIPLNILRKRSYSLPGEIAVHQSTGYSTGQLYLNGIEKGDRVVVIDDVISTGGTLKAVLAALENAGAEIADVCVVIQRGEPELGRAYTPLVTIDVDADGVRVIDTCR; encoded by the coding sequence ATGCTTGAACGTCTGATTGAATCACTGGAAGCCGCGCCGATGGTGCGGCGGGGAGAATACAACTACTTTATCCACCCGATCACCGATGGGGTGCCGCTCCTCGACCCGGCCCTCTTGCGCGACGTGGCGTGTGCGATGGTTACGGTGATGGACCTTCACGGCGTGGACAAGATCGTCACCGCCGAGGCGATGGGAATCCATATCGGAACCGCGCTCTCGCTGATGACCGACATCCCGCTGAACATCCTGCGCAAGCGTTCGTATTCCCTGCCCGGCGAGATCGCCGTCCATCAGTCGACCGGGTACTCGACCGGACAACTTTACCTGAACGGGATCGAGAAGGGAGACCGGGTGGTCGTGATCGACGACGTGATCTCCACCGGAGGAACACTGAAGGCGGTCCTTGCCGCCCTCGAGAACGCAGGGGCCGAGATCGCCGATGTTTGCGTGGTGATCCAGCGCGGCGAGCCCGAACTCGGACGGGCGTACACGCCCTTAGTCACGATTGATGTGGATGCCGATGGAGTCAGGGTCATTGATACCTGCCGCTGA
- the dph2 gene encoding diphthamide biosynthesis enzyme Dph2, producing MESGSLIPAAELAARVRAAGARRVVLQLPDGLKRRAPSLVRAFGAEGIEVAAVAGDPCYGACDLALDTVALTGADLLVHVGHAPVEEREGVLYEHLSFDFDPAAVAAALPLLHGTEVGLVTTVQHVHLLKEVAEVLAAHGVRAEVGPGEGRTPLPGQVLGCSYANARALSAPEILYVGTGVFHAIGVALATGKHVIALDPYSGEVREVSGDADRLLRRRFALIEKARSAECVGIILSTKSGQARPALAARLAALSEKAMVITMREVSAAEMINFGCGAYVNTACPRLAYDDQVRFPVPLLTPQEFEVLVGARAWEEYEVDEIV from the coding sequence ATGGAGTCAGGGTCATTGATACCTGCCGCTGAACTGGCGGCCAGGGTGCGCGCGGCGGGAGCGCGGCGGGTCGTTCTCCAGCTTCCCGACGGGCTGAAGCGCCGGGCGCCCTCTTTGGTCCGGGCGTTCGGAGCGGAGGGGATCGAGGTTGCAGCCGTCGCCGGCGATCCGTGTTACGGGGCCTGCGACCTGGCCCTGGACACCGTCGCCCTGACCGGGGCCGACCTCCTGGTCCATGTCGGGCATGCGCCGGTCGAGGAACGGGAGGGGGTGCTGTACGAGCACCTCTCCTTCGACTTCGACCCCGCGGCCGTGGCCGCGGCCCTCCCCCTCCTCCACGGTACCGAGGTGGGTCTGGTCACCACGGTCCAGCACGTTCATCTCCTCAAGGAGGTCGCCGAGGTGCTGGCCGCACACGGGGTCAGGGCCGAGGTCGGCCCAGGCGAGGGACGGACCCCGCTCCCCGGCCAGGTGCTCGGGTGCAGTTATGCGAATGCCCGCGCCCTCTCGGCCCCCGAGATCCTGTATGTCGGGACTGGCGTCTTTCATGCCATCGGGGTTGCCCTTGCCACCGGCAAGCATGTCATCGCCCTCGATCCGTACTCTGGCGAGGTGCGCGAGGTCTCGGGGGACGCCGACCGCCTGCTCAGACGGCGTTTCGCCCTCATCGAGAAGGCGCGGTCGGCCGAGTGCGTCGGGATCATCCTCTCCACCAAGAGCGGGCAGGCCCGACCTGCACTCGCGGCGCGCCTGGCCGCGCTCTCCGAGAAGGCGATGGTGATCACGATGCGCGAGGTCTCGGCGGCCGAGATGATCAACTTCGGGTGCGGGGCCTATGTGAACACCGCCTGCCCGCGCCTGGCCTATGACGACCAGGTCCGCTTCCCGGTCCCTCTCCTCACCCCACAGGAGTTCGAGGTTCTGGTCGGGGCGCGGGCCTGGGAGGAGTACGAGGTCGACGAGATCGTGTGA
- a CDS encoding METTL5 family protein, giving the protein MRLKHLEMRLQRLKGFPAPRPVLEQYATPADVAARLLYHASTEGAIAGRRVLDLGCGTGVLACGAALLGAGEVVGIDLDQGALRTARRNADDLGVDFALVRGEVGTAFPIRPDTFETVVMNPPFGAQKKHADRPFIDCALVAAPVVYGIFNAGSLRFVEEYVRGRGEVTGAVEGSFAIPRTFAFHRKDRMEIPVEVLRIERTGGC; this is encoded by the coding sequence ATGAGGCTGAAACACCTGGAGATGAGGCTCCAGCGGCTCAAGGGCTTCCCTGCCCCAAGGCCGGTACTGGAGCAGTACGCGACGCCCGCCGACGTCGCCGCCCGCCTCCTGTACCATGCCTCGACCGAGGGTGCGATTGCGGGCCGGCGAGTGCTCGACCTCGGGTGCGGGACCGGGGTCCTCGCCTGCGGCGCGGCCCTCCTCGGTGCCGGCGAGGTCGTCGGGATCGATCTGGACCAGGGGGCCTTGCGGACCGCCCGGAGAAATGCAGATGATCTCGGGGTGGACTTCGCCCTCGTCCGCGGCGAGGTCGGCACCGCCTTTCCTATCCGCCCCGACACCTTCGAGACTGTCGTGATGAACCCCCCCTTCGGGGCGCAGAAAAAACATGCCGACCGACCCTTCATCGACTGCGCCCTCGTGGCCGCGCCGGTCGTCTATGGGATCTTCAATGCGGGTTCGCTGCGCTTTGTCGAGGAGTATGTGAGGGGTAGGGGGGAGGTCACCGGTGCGGTCGAGGGCTCGTTCGCCATTCCACGGACCTTCGCCTTTCACCGGAAGGACCGGATGGAGATCCCGGTCGAGGTGCTCAGGATCGAGAGGACCGGAGGATGCTGA
- a CDS encoding MFS transporter — protein MLKELRSVLALSWGHFVIDVYSPVIPAVLPLLIATHGWSYVVAGLLVAGFNITSSLLQPFVGWLADRRGVAVPFPVPFLIASICIGVFGFIGSYPVLLICACLAAFGAALFHPSAMAMVNRLTRTENRGRLTSIFVIGGNLGFALGPVLAGLAVGAFGLHGLLFLAIPGLLMAGLFGFLLPAEGTEPVKRTEEEAEAGGPLSLRPIAMVVGVGALRSWAIFAAVAFLPTYIHATLDVDLVTANTLVSLMLVAGVVGQYVGGSLSDTYGRKEYTFLGLVASVPPFILFLMTDGPLSYAGLLLFGFLLWSTFSVTVAMGQEVMPGRAGLASGLMLGLAVGAGGLGVIVSGVVADAFSLDAALATLLVPIIAAALLTLFVPYPWASFGRWLRSGAQ, from the coding sequence ATGCTGAAGGAACTCCGATCGGTCCTCGCTCTCTCGTGGGGCCACTTCGTCATCGACGTCTACTCGCCGGTCATCCCGGCGGTCCTTCCCCTCCTCATCGCGACGCACGGGTGGTCGTATGTCGTCGCCGGCCTTCTGGTTGCCGGGTTCAACATCACCTCCTCGCTCCTCCAGCCCTTTGTCGGGTGGCTTGCCGATCGGCGCGGCGTCGCCGTCCCCTTCCCGGTCCCCTTTCTCATCGCCTCGATCTGCATCGGAGTCTTCGGGTTCATCGGGAGTTATCCGGTCCTGCTGATCTGCGCTTGTCTTGCAGCCTTCGGCGCGGCGCTCTTCCACCCGTCGGCGATGGCGATGGTCAACCGCCTGACCAGGACCGAGAACCGCGGGCGGTTAACTTCGATCTTCGTCATCGGCGGCAACCTGGGTTTTGCCCTCGGCCCGGTCCTGGCAGGCCTGGCCGTCGGTGCCTTCGGTCTCCACGGCCTTCTTTTCCTTGCCATCCCCGGTCTCCTGATGGCAGGCCTCTTCGGCTTCCTCCTGCCGGCTGAAGGAACTGAGCCGGTGAAGAGGACCGAAGAGGAAGCAGAAGCAGGGGGCCCGCTCTCGCTCAGACCGATCGCGATGGTCGTGGGCGTCGGGGCGCTGAGGTCATGGGCGATCTTCGCCGCCGTCGCCTTTCTCCCGACCTATATCCACGCCACCCTCGATGTCGACCTGGTCACCGCCAACACCCTCGTCTCCCTGATGCTCGTTGCCGGCGTCGTCGGGCAGTATGTCGGCGGGTCTCTCTCCGATACCTACGGGCGAAAAGAGTACACCTTCCTCGGCCTCGTCGCCTCGGTCCCGCCATTCATTCTCTTCCTCATGACGGATGGGCCTCTCTCCTATGCCGGCCTCCTCCTCTTCGGCTTCCTCCTCTGGTCCACCTTCTCTGTGACCGTGGCGATGGGCCAGGAAGTGATGCCTGGAAGGGCCGGCCTCGCCTCAGGACTGATGCTCGGCCTGGCCGTCGGTGCCGGCGGTCTGGGGGTGATCGTGAGCGGGGTGGTTGCCGATGCCTTCTCTCTCGACGCCGCTCTCGCCACCCTCCTGGTCCCTATCATTGCCGCTGCACTCCTCACCCTCTTCGTCCCCTATCCCTGGGCTTCGTTCGGGCGGTGGTTGAGGTCAGGGGCGCAGTGA
- a CDS encoding ferredoxin-thioredoxin reductase catalytic domain-containing protein gives MTDLTQEELEEQILAWTKDYARKNGWTLNPDDRQLHTVIKGLARNTLRFGEQYCPCRLRSGDVEEDKKIICPCIYHQDEIEEDGNCHCRLFFKKDTE, from the coding sequence ATGACTGACCTGACACAGGAAGAACTCGAAGAACAGATCCTTGCCTGGACTAAAGATTATGCCCGGAAAAACGGGTGGACCCTGAACCCGGACGACCGACAACTGCATACCGTGATCAAGGGACTTGCGCGCAACACGCTCAGGTTCGGCGAACAGTATTGCCCGTGCCGGCTCAGGAGCGGCGATGTCGAGGAGGACAAAAAGATCATCTGCCCCTGCATCTATCATCAGGACGAGATCGAAGAGGACGGCAACTGCCACTGTCGGCTTTTCTTCAAAAAAGACACGGAGTGA
- the purQ gene encoding phosphoribosylformylglycinamidine synthase I, with protein MKFAVVQFGGSNCDRDVQYVISEVCGADCDLVWYKDGLKEDYDAIVLPGGFSYGDYLRAGAIAARTGIMDTVVRHAQAGGLVLGICNGAQIGAESGMVPGIFTMNASPTFICKPVCLRVEENTSPFTRLFKKGEVVRIPIAHKEGRYVASQEEIARLNAEGRIAFRFCDEQGEVTPAVNPNGAAENITGVLGGPARNVLCMMPHPERASEEVLGSADGKKVFLGMIKSIEERE; from the coding sequence ATGAAATTCGCGGTGGTCCAGTTCGGGGGGAGCAACTGCGACCGCGACGTCCAGTACGTCATCTCAGAGGTCTGCGGGGCCGATTGCGATCTTGTTTGGTACAAGGACGGACTCAAAGAGGACTACGACGCAATCGTCCTCCCCGGCGGATTCAGCTACGGCGACTACCTCAGGGCCGGGGCGATCGCCGCACGGACCGGGATCATGGACACCGTGGTCAGGCATGCGCAGGCCGGCGGACTGGTCCTCGGGATCTGCAATGGCGCACAGATCGGGGCGGAGAGCGGGATGGTGCCCGGCATCTTCACGATGAATGCCAGCCCCACCTTCATCTGCAAACCGGTCTGCCTGCGGGTCGAGGAGAACACCTCGCCGTTCACCCGCCTCTTCAAGAAGGGCGAGGTGGTCAGGATCCCGATCGCCCACAAGGAAGGCCGCTACGTCGCTTCCCAGGAAGAAATCGCCAGACTCAACGCAGAGGGACGGATCGCATTCCGCTTCTGCGACGAGCAGGGCGAGGTGACCCCGGCCGTGAACCCAAACGGCGCCGCGGAGAACATCACCGGTGTCCTCGGCGGACCTGCCCGCAATGTCCTCTGCATGATGCCTCACCCAGAGCGGGCCTCTGAGGAGGTGCTCGGATCGGCCGACGGGAAGAAGGTCTTCCTCGGGATGATCAAGAGCATCGAAGAGCGCGAGTGA
- the purS gene encoding phosphoribosylformylglycinamidine synthase subunit PurS: MKFTAKVTIGLKEGMLDPEARAIQHALANIGFETEGLSTARVFTIALDAEDRAAAQALVEQMCERLLANPVIHRYEVEVLA; the protein is encoded by the coding sequence ATGAAATTCACCGCAAAGGTTACGATTGGACTCAAGGAAGGGATGCTCGATCCCGAGGCGCGTGCCATCCAGCACGCCCTTGCCAACATCGGGTTTGAGACCGAAGGACTCTCCACGGCCAGGGTCTTCACCATCGCCCTGGATGCTGAGGACCGGGCGGCCGCACAGGCTCTGGTCGAGCAGATGTGCGAACGCCTCCTTGCCAACCCGGTCATCCACCGCTACGAGGTCGAGGTACTGGCATGA
- the purC gene encoding phosphoribosylaminoimidazolesuccinocarboxamide synthase gives MTEQEPIYRGKAKSVFRSENPDELIVKFRDDITAFDGAKKDELSSKGVYNARVSAYLFRYLEENGIKSHFVRMEDERTMIVRPLEMIPVEVIVRNIAAGSLVRNYPFEEGAPLNPPVIVLDYKDDERHDPMINDEIIVALGFMTVEEIEAVKQTALKINSLLKARVDAIGLDLVDFKLEFGRHGGEVLLGDEISMDSMRLWDKQTHASMDKDVYRFDKGDVMATYAEVAKRLVEEE, from the coding sequence GTGACTGAACAGGAACCCATCTACCGCGGAAAGGCGAAGTCCGTCTTCCGTTCCGAAAACCCTGACGAACTGATCGTGAAGTTCAGGGACGATATCACCGCTTTTGACGGTGCAAAGAAAGACGAACTCTCTTCCAAGGGCGTGTACAATGCCAGGGTCTCGGCATACCTCTTCAGGTACCTGGAGGAGAACGGGATCAAGAGCCACTTTGTCAGGATGGAGGACGAGCGGACGATGATCGTCAGGCCGCTGGAAATGATCCCGGTCGAGGTGATCGTCCGCAACATCGCCGCAGGTTCACTGGTACGCAACTACCCCTTCGAGGAGGGCGCACCTCTTAACCCCCCGGTGATTGTCCTGGACTACAAGGACGACGAGCGGCACGACCCGATGATCAACGACGAGATCATCGTGGCGCTGGGCTTTATGACGGTTGAGGAGATCGAGGCTGTGAAGCAGACGGCCCTGAAGATCAACAGTCTCCTCAAGGCACGGGTCGATGCGATCGGGCTCGACCTCGTCGACTTCAAACTCGAGTTCGGCCGGCACGGCGGCGAGGTTCTGCTGGGAGACGAGATCTCGATGGACTCGATGCGCCTGTGGGACAAACAGACCCATGCCTCGATGGACAAGGACGTCTACCGCTTCGACAAGGGGGACGTGATGGCCACCTACGCTGAGGTGGCAAAGAGACTTGTCGAGGAGGAATAA
- the cofG gene encoding 7,8-didemethyl-8-hydroxy-5-deazariboflavin synthase subunit CofG yields MHRKVITYSRNVFLPLTHVCKNACGYCCFRQTAGEGCVLPPEEAHRTIDTGARLGCTEALFTFGERPGEVPGFSDHLAALGYADILDYCYDLCLYAIRAGVLPHTNAGILTPAELERFREVNASMGLMLETTAEIPAHRNSPGKDPAVRIEMIEEAGRLRIPFTTGLLIGIGETPADREESLEVIAGLQRRYGHIQEVIIQNFCPKEGTDMGGATPASTEEMAGTISLAREILPPEVAVQIPPNLADAERLIRCGVNDLGGVSPLTIDYVNPEHPWPQIEGLRKTVGDPSLCERLCIYPRFIERGWYSDTIAPLIHKLQREIEERSL; encoded by the coding sequence ATGCACCGCAAGGTGATCACCTATTCACGCAATGTCTTCCTTCCCCTCACCCACGTCTGCAAGAACGCCTGCGGCTATTGCTGCTTCAGACAGACAGCGGGGGAGGGGTGCGTGCTGCCGCCGGAAGAGGCGCACCGGACCATCGACACCGGCGCCCGCCTCGGCTGCACGGAGGCCCTCTTCACCTTCGGGGAACGGCCAGGGGAGGTGCCCGGGTTCTCCGACCACCTTGCCGCGCTCGGCTATGCCGATATTCTTGACTATTGTTACGACCTCTGTCTGTACGCTATCCGGGCCGGCGTCCTGCCGCACACCAACGCAGGCATTCTCACCCCCGCTGAACTCGAACGGTTCAGGGAGGTGAATGCGAGCATGGGACTGATGCTTGAGACCACCGCAGAGATCCCGGCCCATCGCAACTCGCCGGGCAAGGACCCGGCGGTGCGGATCGAGATGATCGAAGAGGCGGGCAGGCTCAGGATCCCGTTCACCACCGGTCTGCTCATCGGGATCGGCGAGACACCGGCCGACCGCGAGGAGTCGCTCGAAGTGATCGCCGGCCTGCAGAGACGGTACGGGCACATCCAGGAGGTCATCATCCAGAACTTCTGCCCGAAGGAGGGGACGGACATGGGGGGTGCCACCCCGGCATCGACCGAGGAGATGGCCGGGACGATCTCCCTTGCCCGGGAGATCCTTCCCCCGGAGGTCGCCGTCCAGATCCCCCCGAACCTTGCCGATGCAGAGAGGCTCATCAGATGCGGAGTCAACGACCTCGGCGGGGTTTCGCCGCTCACCATCGACTACGTCAACCCCGAACACCCCTGGCCCCAGATCGAGGGGCTCAGGAAGACGGTCGGGGACCCAAGCCTCTGCGAGCGGCTCTGCATCTATCCGAGGTTCATCGAGAGGGGCTGGTATTCCGATACCATCGCCCCTCTCATCCATAAACTCCAGAGAGAAATTGAGGAGAGGTCATTGTGA
- the cofC gene encoding 2-phospho-L-lactate guanylyltransferase, which translates to MAIDAIIPFKPKNPKTRLSCIMEQDEREAFARAMLSDVLAAVRAAGCAPTLLSTGPFEHPDARVVVDPAGLNESLNRVLATAQEPVLIIMADLPLATPEAVGRMIGTDAQMAIAPGLGGGTNAIFVKEPSRYHVDYYGASFCKHMAIAAEAGLSCEVTDSFRLHTDVDEKEDLVEVLIHGQGSAACRCLDSLGFALSIERGRVGVERRTHKEAL; encoded by the coding sequence ATGGCCATAGACGCGATCATACCGTTCAAGCCGAAGAACCCCAAGACCCGCCTTTCCTGCATCATGGAGCAGGACGAGCGGGAGGCGTTCGCACGCGCCATGCTCTCGGACGTCCTCGCCGCCGTCCGCGCTGCAGGCTGCGCCCCCACTCTCCTCAGCACCGGCCCCTTCGAGCACCCCGACGCCCGGGTCGTCGTGGACCCTGCAGGACTCAACGAATCCCTGAACCGCGTGCTCGCGACTGCACAAGAACCGGTCCTTATTATTATGGCAGACCTCCCCCTCGCCACTCCAGAGGCGGTCGGCAGGATGATCGGGACCGATGCTCAGATGGCGATCGCTCCCGGCCTGGGTGGCGGGACGAATGCGATCTTTGTGAAAGAGCCCTCCCGGTATCATGTGGACTATTATGGCGCAAGTTTCTGCAAACACATGGCGATCGCCGCCGAGGCGGGACTCTCCTGTGAGGTCACCGACTCCTTCAGGCTTCACACCGACGTCGACGAAAAAGAGGATCTCGTCGAGGTCCTGATCCACGGGCAGGGATCTGCCGCCTGCAGGTGCCTCGACTCACTCGGGTTTGCCCTCTCCATCGAACGCGGCCGGGTCGGCGTGGAGCGCCGCACCCATAAAGAGGCACTCTGA
- the cofE gene encoding coenzyme F420-0:L-glutamate ligase, which translates to MSRWYAVYALETGLIRDGDDVAERVVSAAEAAACEGIRDGDIILLAESAVATAEGRTVRLDEVVPSDEARRLAERYAIDPAITEVVLRESDRVVGGIPGFLLTLKNGTLLPNAGADHSNAPDGTVVPLPRDPDASAGRVRAEVRARLGVNTGVLVIDSRTHAMRLGCSGVAIGCAGLSAVVDESGRCDLFGRKLEVTKRAVGDCLASAAELLMGEADECVPAVLVRGTGIELNEEYGIPTIDASECLFMGAALHADPAAFDGEGKPE; encoded by the coding sequence ATGAGCCGGTGGTATGCGGTCTATGCCCTGGAGACCGGACTGATCCGGGACGGCGACGACGTCGCGGAGAGGGTCGTCTCGGCCGCAGAGGCCGCGGCGTGCGAGGGGATCCGGGACGGCGACATCATCCTGCTCGCCGAGTCCGCGGTGGCGACGGCCGAGGGAAGGACGGTCCGTCTCGACGAGGTCGTCCCCTCCGACGAGGCGCGCCGGCTTGCCGAGCGCTATGCCATCGACCCGGCGATCACCGAGGTGGTCCTCAGGGAGAGCGACCGGGTGGTCGGCGGGATCCCGGGGTTCCTGCTCACCCTCAAGAACGGCACCCTTCTCCCGAACGCCGGCGCGGACCACTCGAACGCCCCCGACGGGACGGTCGTCCCCCTCCCCCGCGATCCCGACGCCTCGGCCGGACGGGTGCGGGCGGAGGTGCGCGCACGACTGGGCGTGAATACCGGGGTGCTCGTCATCGACTCGCGCACCCATGCGATGCGCCTCGGGTGCAGTGGCGTCGCGATCGGATGCGCGGGGCTCTCGGCCGTCGTCGACGAGTCGGGCAGATGCGATCTCTTCGGGCGCAAACTCGAGGTGACCAAGCGCGCCGTCGGCGACTGTCTGGCCTCGGCGGCCGAACTCCTGATGGGCGAGGCGGACGAGTGCGTCCCGGCCGTGCTGGTGCGCGGCACGGGAATCGAACTCAACGAAGAATATGGAATACCCACTATCGACGCATCAGAGTGCCTCTTTATGGGTGCGGCGCTCCACGCCGACCCGGCCGCGTTCGATGGAGAGGGCAAACCCGAGTGA
- the folP gene encoding dihydropteroate synthase: protein MRPCTVNGMQVGGGASVRLMGVINCSPESFFSGSYVPEATVRERAFQMIDAGADLIDLGARSTAPHSVPITVQEEIGRITAALSALDGSGITLSVDTMYPEVLEACLRHDVHAINDIGGLANSAYATVAADAGLPVIGMAAQHRPGDPRGTAATLDALKEVSARAERAGITDLILDPAVGNWTAERTFDDDWDLCRHFDRFQELGRPVLIAISRKSYLGDLVGRPSEERLAATLAVTTRLLPHADMVRAHDVAATRDTILVVEKMEMSR from the coding sequence ATGCGACCCTGCACAGTAAACGGGATGCAGGTCGGGGGCGGCGCATCGGTCCGCCTGATGGGCGTGATCAATTGCAGCCCTGAATCTTTTTTTTCCGGTTCATATGTACCCGAAGCGACGGTGCGTGAACGCGCCTTCCAGATGATCGATGCAGGTGCCGACCTCATCGACCTGGGTGCTCGGTCCACGGCCCCGCACTCGGTCCCGATCACTGTCCAGGAAGAGATCGGCCGGATCACCGCCGCCCTCTCGGCCCTCGATGGATCAGGGATCACGCTCTCGGTGGACACGATGTACCCCGAGGTGCTGGAGGCCTGCCTCCGCCATGATGTTCATGCGATCAACGACATCGGCGGACTTGCGAACTCCGCGTACGCAACCGTCGCCGCCGACGCCGGTCTCCCGGTCATCGGGATGGCGGCACAGCACCGGCCCGGCGACCCGCGCGGGACGGCGGCGACCCTCGACGCCCTCAAAGAAGTGAGCGCGCGGGCCGAGCGTGCCGGGATCACCGACCTTATCCTCGACCCGGCCGTCGGGAACTGGACGGCTGAACGGACCTTCGACGACGATTGGGACCTCTGTCGCCACTTCGACCGCTTCCAGGAACTCGGGCGACCGGTCCTCATCGCCATATCCAGAAAGTCCTACCTCGGCGACCTCGTCGGCAGGCCCTCGGAAGAGCGTCTGGCCGCCACCCTCGCGGTCACGACCAGACTCCTGCCGCACGCCGACATGGTGAGGGCCCACGACGTGGCGGCGACGAGAGACACGATCCTGGTGGTCGAGAAGATGGAGATGAGCAGATGA